One genomic segment of Aquipluma nitroreducens includes these proteins:
- a CDS encoding SLC13 family permease, protein MTSQGFFVLAILIITIAALAKEVMRPGLILFSALIFLMTFGILKSDEVLAGFSNKGMITVAILFVVSEGITQSGALNRLATAFLPRRRGNIRSLFFRVMFPISFMSAFLNNTPIVIIFAPIVKKWAENLNLSSQKFLIPLSYATILGGVCTLIGTSTNLVVHGLMLNNGYKGFSMFELGMVGVPLAFAGYIYMSYIGVHLLPGEKNFIRKPLADQKDYYYELIVPEDSLLVGQSLKNGRSKDLKGFDIILIERDGAKLEGKTHGLTIEANDHLLVAGKSNGLDIIKNLTSVRLRGLDLLKDEINTNDLKQYEAVLAPRFPGIGKTIFEFNFFDHYQAAIVAVHRNGERITSNLRSLKLKEGDNLVLLTTDRFIKNWGDSKIFYLTTYIGDHDKSVGRGKRWMALSILAFMIAGATATDYLPKFENVQADMFFFSAVAAMLMVWLKIVPHQKYTKAISWDLLITIACSFGISKAMQNSGLAGGIAHTAIDFAKNWGPIGVLACIYLITNIFTEVITNNAAAAISFPIAMAAATQMGVSPKPFFVAICIAASMSFSTPIGYQTNLIVQGIGNYKFKDFVKVGLPFNLIAFLISISLIPFFWKF, encoded by the coding sequence ATGACATCACAAGGATTTTTCGTACTGGCCATCCTCATTATCACGATTGCAGCTCTCGCTAAAGAGGTAATGCGACCTGGCCTGATTTTATTTTCAGCCCTTATCTTTTTGATGACATTCGGGATATTAAAGTCCGACGAAGTTTTGGCCGGCTTTTCGAACAAAGGAATGATAACTGTTGCCATTTTATTTGTTGTTAGCGAAGGAATAACCCAATCAGGTGCATTAAATCGATTGGCCACAGCCTTTTTGCCTCGACGGAGGGGAAATATCCGATCTCTGTTTTTCAGAGTGATGTTTCCCATTTCATTTATGTCTGCATTTCTAAACAATACTCCAATCGTGATTATTTTTGCCCCTATTGTAAAAAAATGGGCTGAAAATCTGAACCTTTCTTCTCAGAAATTTTTAATTCCACTTTCGTATGCAACCATATTAGGAGGGGTTTGTACATTGATTGGCACATCAACCAATCTGGTTGTTCACGGATTGATGCTGAACAACGGATACAAAGGGTTTTCGATGTTTGAGCTCGGAATGGTTGGCGTACCACTTGCTTTCGCCGGATATATTTACATGAGCTACATTGGCGTTCACCTGCTTCCCGGAGAGAAAAATTTCATTCGTAAGCCGCTCGCCGACCAAAAGGACTACTATTATGAACTTATTGTTCCAGAAGATAGTTTGCTGGTTGGTCAAAGCCTGAAAAACGGACGGAGCAAAGACCTGAAAGGATTTGATATTATCCTGATTGAACGTGACGGTGCAAAACTGGAGGGAAAAACACATGGATTAACCATTGAAGCAAACGATCACCTTTTAGTAGCCGGAAAATCAAATGGATTGGATATAATCAAAAACCTAACAAGTGTTCGTCTGCGAGGACTCGATCTGCTGAAAGATGAAATTAACACCAATGATTTGAAGCAATACGAAGCCGTTCTGGCCCCACGTTTCCCGGGCATTGGAAAAACAATTTTCGAGTTCAACTTTTTCGATCACTACCAGGCTGCCATTGTTGCTGTTCATCGTAACGGAGAACGAATTACTTCTAACCTGCGAAGCCTGAAACTCAAAGAGGGTGATAATCTGGTTCTTTTAACCACCGATCGCTTTATTAAAAACTGGGGCGATTCAAAAATATTTTACCTGACCACTTACATTGGCGATCACGACAAATCAGTTGGAAGAGGGAAAAGATGGATGGCTCTCAGCATTCTGGCGTTTATGATTGCGGGAGCAACAGCTACCGATTACCTCCCAAAATTCGAAAATGTACAGGCCGACATGTTCTTTTTCTCGGCGGTTGCCGCTATGCTGATGGTCTGGTTAAAAATTGTTCCGCATCAGAAATATACAAAAGCTATCAGTTGGGATTTGCTTATTACTATTGCTTGTTCATTCGGTATAAGCAAAGCCATGCAAAACTCCGGACTTGCCGGTGGAATCGCCCATACAGCAATCGATTTTGCTAAAAACTGGGGACCCATTGGGGTTCTGGCATGTATATACCTTATAACCAATATTTTTACTGAAGTCATTACAAACAATGCTGCTGCTGCCATTTCGTTTCCGATTGCAATGGCTGCCGCCACTCAGATGGGCGTTAGTCCGAAACCATTTTTTGTTGCCATTTGCATCGCGGCTTCTATGAGTTTCTCAACTCCAATTGGCTACCAAACAAACCTGATTGTTCAGGGTATCGGAAATTACAAATTCAAAGATTTTGTAAAAGTTGGACTGCCGTTTAACCTCATCGCTTTTCTGATTTCAATTTCCCTGATTCCTTTTTTCTGGAAATTTTAG
- the cysD gene encoding sulfate adenylyltransferase subunit CysD, with amino-acid sequence MTEYSLSHLKELEAEAIHIIREVAAEFENPVMLYSIGKDSSVMVRLAEKAFYPGKVPFPLMHIDSKWKFKEMVEFRDNYARENGWNLIVHYNKAAFEAGVGPFTHGSKVHTDVMKTQALLEGLSLYKFDAAFGGARRDEEKSRAKERIFSFRDKFHQWDPKNQRPELWDIYNARVHKGESIRVFPISNWTELDIWQYIRLEKIPIVPLYFAKERPVVNQDGNLIMVDDDRMPKEIAEKAEMKMVRFRTLGCYPLTGAVESEADTIEKIVEEMMTVTVSERTTRVIDFDQDGSMEQKKREGYF; translated from the coding sequence ATGACAGAATACAGTCTTTCGCATCTCAAAGAACTGGAAGCCGAGGCTATCCACATTATCCGCGAAGTGGCAGCCGAATTCGAGAATCCAGTGATGCTTTATTCCATTGGAAAAGATTCGTCGGTGATGGTTCGTTTGGCCGAAAAAGCCTTTTATCCCGGGAAAGTACCATTTCCGCTGATGCACATCGATTCAAAATGGAAGTTTAAGGAAATGGTTGAATTCCGCGACAATTATGCCCGCGAAAACGGTTGGAACCTGATTGTTCATTACAACAAGGCAGCTTTCGAAGCCGGTGTTGGCCCATTTACCCACGGAAGTAAAGTGCATACCGATGTGATGAAAACCCAGGCTTTGCTCGAAGGACTAAGTCTTTACAAATTTGACGCTGCATTTGGTGGCGCCCGCCGCGATGAGGAAAAATCGCGCGCAAAAGAGCGGATCTTCTCGTTCCGCGATAAATTTCACCAGTGGGATCCAAAGAATCAACGTCCTGAATTGTGGGACATTTACAATGCCCGTGTTCACAAAGGCGAATCAATCCGTGTTTTCCCAATTTCAAACTGGACAGAACTCGACATCTGGCAATACATCCGTCTGGAAAAAATCCCAATTGTACCGCTTTATTTTGCCAAGGAACGTCCGGTGGTAAACCAGGATGGTAACTTGATTATGGTTGACGACGACCGCATGCCGAAAGAAATAGCCGAAAAAGCCGAAATGAAAATGGTTCGTTTCCGCACGTTGGGTTGCTATCCATTGACTGGTGCAGTTGAATCAGAAGCTGATACCATTGAAAAGATTGTGGAGGAAATGATGACCGTTACCGTTTCGGAACGCACCACCCGCGTGATCGACTTCGACCAGGACGGATCGATGGAGCAGAAGAAGAGAGAAGGATATTTCTAG